One genomic region from Paroceanicella profunda encodes:
- a CDS encoding electron transfer flavoprotein-ubiquinone oxidoreductase: protein MTEPTREAMEYDVVIVGAGPAGLSAAIRLKQLDPELSVVVLEKGSEVGAHILSGAVLDPCGLDALMPDWREKGAPITTAVTEDRFLLLGEAGHVRIPNWPMPPLMNNHGNYIVSMANVCRWMGEQAEALGVEIFPGMSCSELVWGDDGLVKGVVAGEFGITAEGEKGPNYEPGMELLGKYVMLAEGARGSLSKQVIARHGLASAAEPQKYGLGMKEIWEIRPENHKLGQVTHTMGWPLGKNAGGGSFMYHLENNQVFVGFVVHLNYENPYLFPYMEFQRFKHHPEIAKVLEGGKRVAYGARAITEGGWQSMPRLTFPGGVLLGCAAGMVNVPRIKGNHNAMLSGKAAAEAAVEAIHAGRAGDELTAYEADVRSGPIAADLKKVRNVKPLWSGYGLTASLAFGGLDMWVSSLTGWNPLGTLKHGKTDAEATGRASRHTPIDYPKPDGVLSFDRLTNVSFSFTNHDEDQPSHLKLKDPTIPVRWTLPKYAEPAQRYCPAGVYEVIEAEDGPRFQINAQNCVHCKTCDIKDPAQNINWCTPQGGGGPNYPNM, encoded by the coding sequence ATGACCGAACCCACCCGCGAAGCCATGGAGTATGACGTCGTCATCGTCGGTGCGGGACCGGCTGGCCTGTCAGCGGCGATCCGCCTGAAGCAGCTCGACCCGGAGCTCTCCGTGGTCGTGCTGGAGAAGGGCTCCGAGGTGGGCGCGCACATCCTCTCCGGCGCGGTGCTCGACCCCTGCGGCCTTGACGCGCTGATGCCCGACTGGCGCGAGAAGGGCGCCCCGATCACCACCGCGGTGACCGAGGACCGCTTCCTGCTGCTCGGCGAGGCCGGCCATGTCCGCATCCCGAACTGGCCGATGCCGCCGCTGATGAACAACCACGGCAACTATATCGTCTCCATGGCGAACGTGTGCCGCTGGATGGGCGAGCAGGCCGAGGCGCTGGGGGTGGAGATCTTCCCCGGCATGTCCTGTTCGGAGCTGGTCTGGGGCGATGACGGCCTCGTGAAGGGCGTGGTGGCCGGCGAATTCGGCATCACCGCCGAGGGCGAGAAGGGCCCGAACTACGAACCGGGCATGGAACTGCTGGGCAAGTACGTGATGCTGGCGGAGGGTGCGCGCGGCTCGCTCTCCAAGCAGGTGATCGCGCGGCACGGGCTGGCCAGCGCGGCCGAGCCGCAGAAATACGGCCTCGGGATGAAGGAGATCTGGGAGATCCGCCCCGAGAACCACAAGCTCGGCCAGGTGACCCACACCATGGGCTGGCCGCTGGGCAAGAACGCCGGCGGCGGCTCGTTCATGTATCACCTCGAGAACAACCAGGTGTTCGTGGGCTTCGTGGTGCACCTCAACTACGAGAACCCGTATCTCTTCCCCTACATGGAGTTCCAGCGCTTCAAGCATCACCCCGAGATCGCGAAGGTGCTGGAGGGCGGCAAGCGGGTGGCCTATGGCGCGCGCGCCATCACCGAGGGCGGCTGGCAGTCGATGCCCAGGCTCACCTTCCCCGGCGGCGTGCTGCTGGGCTGCGCCGCGGGCATGGTCAACGTGCCGCGCATCAAGGGCAACCATAACGCGATGCTCTCCGGCAAGGCCGCGGCCGAGGCGGCGGTGGAGGCGATCCACGCCGGGCGCGCGGGCGACGAGCTGACCGCCTATGAGGCGGACGTGCGCTCGGGCCCGATCGCGGCCGACCTGAAGAAGGTGCGCAACGTGAAGCCGCTCTGGTCCGGCTACGGGCTCACGGCCAGCCTCGCCTTCGGCGGGCTCGACATGTGGGTGTCCAGCCTCACCGGCTGGAACCCGCTCGGCACGCTGAAGCACGGCAAGACGGACGCGGAGGCGACGGGCCGCGCCAGCCGCCACACGCCCATCGACTACCCGAAGCCGGACGGGGTGCTGAGCTTCGACCGGCTCACCAACGTGAGCTTCTCCTTCACCAACCACGACGAGGACCAGCCGAGCCACCTGAAGCTGAAGGATCCCACCATCCCGGTGCGCTGGACCCTGCCGAAATACGCCGAGCCCGCGCAGCGCTACTGCCCCGCCGGCGTCTACGAGGTCATCGAGGCGGAGGACGGCCCGCGCTTCCAGATCAACGCGCAGAACTGCGTGCACTGCAAGACCTGTGACATCAAGGACCCGGCGCAGAACATCAACTGGTGCACCCCCCAGGGCGGCGGCGGCCCGAACTACCCCAACATGTGA
- the greA gene encoding transcription elongation factor GreA — MEKIPLTARGFAALDAELKKLKSVERPAVIRAIAEAREHGDLSENAEYHAAREKQSFIEGRIKELEAVISRADVIDPARLSGPVKFGATVEIVDEDTEEAKTFQIVGEYEADVDAGLLNMKSPIARALIGKEEGDSVEVRTPGGTRSYEIVAVRFV; from the coding sequence ATGGAAAAGATACCTCTTACTGCCAGGGGCTTTGCCGCGCTCGATGCGGAGCTCAAGAAACTCAAGTCGGTGGAGCGACCCGCGGTGATCCGCGCCATCGCCGAAGCCCGTGAGCACGGCGATCTGAGCGAGAATGCGGAGTATCACGCCGCCCGCGAGAAGCAGAGCTTCATCGAGGGGCGCATCAAGGAGCTTGAGGCGGTGATCAGCCGTGCCGACGTGATCGACCCTGCCCGCCTCTCGGGCCCGGTGAAGTTCGGCGCCACGGTGGAGATCGTCGACGAGGACACCGAGGAAGCGAAGACCTTCCAGATCGTGGGCGAGTACGAGGCCGACGTGGACGCCGGCCTGCTGAACATGAAATCGCCCATCGCCCGGGCCCTGATCGGCAAGGAAGAGGGCGATTCCGTCGAGGTGCGCACCCCCGGGGGCACGCGCAGCTACGAGATCGTCGCGGTCCGGTTTGTCTGA
- a CDS encoding formate dehydrogenase accessory sulfurtransferase FdhD, with amino-acid sequence MTADETGARAARLIIAPDPEAPRLTRAVTGTDQTGAEREIRVVEERPLTIYLNAQEIVTAMTIGDYPEYLAVGYLANQGMLRADDTLTGVDYDEELETVVVRTARVTDYEDKLRRKTRTSGCAVGTVFGDMMEGLEGLTLPPAELRTSWLYALAHRINTMPSLYLEAGAIHGTVLCEADRPLVFMEDVGRHNAVDKIAGWMRMEGVPATGKMLYTTGRLTSEMVIKTALMGIPVLASRSGFTAWGVEIARQVGLTLVGRLRGQRFICLSGEERLIRDADPDSAPQEPRRSSRKAAAE; translated from the coding sequence ATGACCGCAGACGAGACCGGCGCCCGCGCGGCGCGCCTGATCATCGCACCGGACCCGGAGGCGCCGCGGCTCACCCGCGCGGTGACCGGAACGGACCAGACCGGCGCCGAGCGCGAGATCCGCGTGGTCGAGGAGCGCCCGCTCACCATCTATCTCAACGCGCAGGAGATCGTCACCGCGATGACGATCGGCGATTACCCGGAGTATCTCGCGGTCGGCTACCTCGCGAATCAGGGGATGCTGCGGGCCGATGACACGCTCACCGGCGTGGATTACGACGAGGAGCTGGAGACCGTGGTCGTCCGCACCGCGCGGGTCACCGATTACGAGGACAAGCTCCGCCGCAAGACCCGCACCTCCGGCTGCGCGGTGGGCACGGTGTTCGGCGACATGATGGAGGGGCTGGAGGGCCTCACCCTGCCGCCGGCGGAGCTGCGCACGAGCTGGCTCTACGCCCTCGCGCACCGCATCAACACCATGCCGAGCCTCTACCTGGAGGCCGGGGCCATCCACGGCACGGTGCTGTGCGAGGCCGACCGGCCGCTGGTGTTCATGGAGGACGTGGGCCGGCACAACGCGGTGGACAAGATCGCCGGCTGGATGCGGATGGAGGGCGTCCCGGCCACGGGCAAGATGCTCTACACCACCGGCCGGCTCACCTCGGAGATGGTGATCAAGACGGCGCTGATGGGCATTCCCGTGCTCGCCTCGCGCTCCGGGTTCACCGCCTGGGGGGTGGAGATCGCCCGGCAGGTGGGGCTCACCCTGGTCGGGCGGCTGCGCGGGCAGCGCTTCATCTGCCTGTCGGGCGAGGAGCGGCTGATCCGCGACGCGGATCCGGACAGCGCCCCGCAGGAGCCGCGCCGCTCCTCGCGCAAGGCGGCGGCGGAATGA
- a CDS encoding MFS transporter, with translation MTHPAAPARARPAILSAAGLLTSGYFGVMFLSYGTFLPFWPVWLEDWGLSPAEVGSFMAASVAARVIAGVVIPMIADWLDQRRLTLVALYLGGATLFAACLFVSSPETLFVVTILAAIVFAGTSPISEILGVAAAREHGFAYAHARAMGSIGFLGSNLLVGLLMAHFGSDAALWWIVGSLVAAVPLALRHPGGGRVGRANRAGIAEVRALLGSRAYWLLAGSVALLQGSHGVFYALGSVHWRDIGIGDATIGALWAWGVAVETLLMIFAGPWLIRRLGPVGAMILSGAAGVLRWGVMMADPMGPALWLVQGLHALTFAASHLGLMAFFQFSIPHRLAASAQGFAVQFLGNVVMAGSMALAGWAYPSLGGGVYAIAAVLAGLGGLCALVLRSLWDRGPLLPA, from the coding sequence GTGACCCATCCTGCCGCGCCGGCCCGGGCGCGCCCCGCGATCCTCTCCGCCGCGGGGCTGCTCACCTCCGGCTACTTCGGGGTGATGTTCCTGAGCTACGGCACCTTCCTGCCGTTCTGGCCGGTTTGGCTGGAGGACTGGGGGCTGAGCCCGGCCGAGGTGGGCAGTTTCATGGCCGCCTCCGTGGCCGCGCGGGTGATCGCCGGCGTGGTGATCCCGATGATCGCGGACTGGCTGGACCAGCGCCGGCTCACCCTGGTGGCGCTCTATCTCGGCGGGGCGACGCTGTTTGCCGCCTGCCTGTTCGTCTCCAGCCCGGAGACGCTGTTCGTCGTCACCATCCTGGCCGCGATCGTCTTCGCCGGAACCTCGCCGATCTCCGAGATCCTCGGGGTGGCGGCCGCGCGCGAGCACGGGTTCGCCTATGCGCATGCCCGGGCGATGGGCTCCATCGGCTTCCTGGGCAGCAACCTGCTGGTGGGGCTGCTCATGGCGCATTTCGGCTCCGACGCGGCGCTGTGGTGGATCGTGGGGAGCTTGGTCGCCGCGGTGCCGCTGGCGCTGCGCCACCCCGGCGGCGGGCGCGTCGGCCGGGCGAACCGCGCCGGCATCGCGGAGGTCCGCGCCTTGCTGGGCAGCCGCGCCTACTGGCTGCTGGCTGGTTCCGTGGCGCTCCTGCAGGGCAGCCACGGGGTTTTCTACGCCCTCGGCTCGGTCCACTGGCGCGACATCGGCATCGGTGATGCCACCATCGGCGCGCTCTGGGCCTGGGGCGTGGCGGTGGAAACCCTGCTGATGATCTTCGCCGGGCCCTGGCTGATCCGCCGGCTCGGCCCGGTGGGGGCGATGATCCTGTCCGGCGCCGCGGGTGTGCTGCGCTGGGGCGTGATGATGGCTGACCCGATGGGCCCGGCGCTCTGGTTGGTGCAGGGGCTGCACGCGCTCACCTTCGCGGCCAGCCACCTGGGGCTGATGGCCTTCTTCCAGTTCTCCATCCCGCACCGGCTGGCGGCCAGCGCGCAGGGCTTCGCGGTGCAGTTCCTCGGCAACGTGGTGATGGCCGGCAGCATGGCGCTGGCCGGTTGGGCCTATCCTTCTCTGGGCGGCGGCGTCTATGCCATCGCCGCGGTGCTGGCCGGGCTCGGCGGGCTCTGCGCGCTGGTGCTCCGGAGCCTCTGGGACCGCGGTCCGCTGCTACCGGCCTGA
- a CDS encoding tetratricopeptide repeat protein: MSFAPMTRLAMPLLVLAGLSVPVAAGAQGLAGEYLGARFAELSGDISMAARLYPRAAARDPQNPELIERAMLYRISSGDVPGAIELSDRLAALAPDNNYVSLVAAVRELRAGAFASALDRLNGQEDLFGPLLQALMKGWAQSVDDMTAADLTFDGLSGNDTLEAYGSYHKALAHAVAGDLEGAAKIFTARRQDFLGLDRRSLVAEAEVYAATGRQTQALEVIDNAFARGLRAPMLTSLRERISTGEPVAFNMVTNATEGVAEALYTFALVLGTGEQNRGFAVLLSRFALYLRPELIDARLLTAELLEDDDQFDLAIAAYGSVPAEAPQFLRAEVGRASALDAAGRTDEAIGVLTGLKRTHPQELAPVTALADALRKQERFSEAAEAYTDAIALLPEEQPRHWVFFYQRGICFEQSDQWDKAEADFRHALALQPDQPLVLNYLGYSLVEKGEKMDEAEQMIRSAVDQRPDDGYITDSLAWVLYKLGRYDEAIEPMERAVELVPSDPILNDHLGDVLWKVGRKMEARFQWKRALSYEPEQDDIARIRRKLEFGLDSVLKEEMARHPVKPDGKDG, encoded by the coding sequence ATGTCTTTCGCACCGATGACCCGTCTGGCCATGCCGCTGCTCGTGCTCGCGGGGCTGTCCGTTCCCGTGGCGGCGGGAGCGCAGGGTCTGGCCGGCGAATATCTCGGCGCCCGTTTCGCGGAACTCAGCGGCGACATCTCGATGGCGGCCCGGCTCTACCCGCGCGCCGCCGCGCGAGACCCGCAGAACCCCGAGCTGATCGAACGCGCGATGCTCTACCGGATCTCCTCGGGCGATGTTCCCGGCGCGATCGAGCTGTCGGACCGGCTGGCCGCCCTGGCGCCGGACAACAACTACGTCTCCCTGGTGGCCGCGGTGCGCGAGCTGCGCGCCGGCGCCTTCGCCAGCGCGCTGGACCGGCTCAACGGCCAGGAGGACCTGTTCGGCCCGCTGCTGCAGGCGCTGATGAAGGGCTGGGCCCAGTCGGTGGATGACATGACGGCCGCGGACCTCACCTTCGACGGGCTCAGCGGCAACGACACGCTGGAGGCCTACGGCTCCTACCACAAGGCGCTCGCGCATGCGGTGGCCGGGGACCTGGAAGGCGCCGCGAAGATCTTCACCGCCCGCCGGCAGGACTTCCTCGGCCTGGACCGCCGCTCGCTGGTGGCCGAGGCCGAGGTCTATGCCGCGACCGGCCGCCAGACCCAGGCGCTGGAGGTGATCGACAACGCCTTCGCCCGCGGCCTGCGTGCCCCGATGCTCACCAGCCTGCGCGAGCGCATCTCCACCGGAGAACCGGTGGCGTTCAACATGGTCACCAACGCCACCGAGGGCGTCGCCGAGGCGCTCTACACCTTCGCGCTGGTGCTGGGCACGGGCGAGCAGAACCGCGGCTTCGCGGTGCTGCTGTCGCGATTCGCGCTCTACCTGCGCCCGGAGCTGATCGACGCGCGCCTGCTCACCGCCGAACTGCTGGAGGATGACGACCAGTTCGACCTCGCCATCGCCGCCTACGGCTCGGTGCCCGCCGAGGCGCCGCAGTTCCTGCGTGCCGAGGTGGGCCGGGCCAGCGCGCTCGATGCCGCCGGCCGCACGGATGAGGCGATCGGCGTGCTCACCGGCCTGAAGCGCACCCATCCGCAGGAACTCGCCCCCGTCACGGCCCTGGCCGATGCGCTGCGCAAGCAGGAGCGTTTCTCCGAGGCGGCGGAGGCCTATACGGACGCCATCGCCCTCCTGCCGGAGGAGCAGCCCCGCCACTGGGTGTTCTTCTACCAGCGCGGCATCTGCTTCGAGCAGTCCGACCAGTGGGACAAGGCCGAGGCGGACTTCCGCCATGCCCTCGCCCTGCAGCCGGACCAGCCGCTGGTGCTGAACTACCTCGGCTATTCGCTGGTGGAGAAGGGCGAGAAGATGGACGAGGCCGAGCAGATGATCCGCTCCGCCGTCGACCAGCGCCCGGATGACGGCTACATCACCGACAGCCTCGCCTGGGTGCTCTACAAGCTCGGGCGCTACGATGAAGCCATCGAACCGATGGAGCGCGCCGTGGAACTGGTGCCCTCGGACCCGATCCTGAACGACCACCTCGGCGACGTGCTCTGGAAGGTCGGCCGCAAGATGGAGGCCCGGTTCCAGTGGAAGCGCGCGCTCTCCTACGAGCCGGAGCAGGACGACATCGCCCGCATCCGCCGCAAGCTGGAGTTCGGCCTCGATTCCGTGCTGAAGGAGGAGATGGCCCGCCATCCGGTGAAGCCGGACGGCAAGGACGGCTGA
- the cysE gene encoding serine O-acetyltransferase: MKASRSSDPKLSTIDPLWARIRREADEIVRHEPLMASMVHAVILHHTSFEDALSYRLTQKLASPDLRELVLRDIMDEAHGADPSLGEAARADLMAHFERDPACHTTIQPLLYLKGFQAVQSYRIAHWMWEQGRKDMAYFIQMRTSEMFGVDIHPAARIGRGLMIDHAHSIVIGETAVVGDDVSMLHSVTLGGTGKEDGDRHPKVGNGVLIGAGAEVLGNISIGNCSRIAAGSVVLRDVPPCKTVAGVPARIVGEAGCSQPAFTMNQILGEAFGLD; this comes from the coding sequence ATGAAGGCCTCGAGATCATCCGACCCCAAGCTGAGCACCATCGACCCGCTCTGGGCGCGCATCCGCCGCGAGGCTGACGAGATCGTCCGCCACGAGCCGCTGATGGCCTCCATGGTGCACGCGGTCATCCTGCACCACACCTCCTTCGAGGACGCGCTGAGCTACCGGCTCACCCAGAAGCTCGCCTCGCCGGACCTGCGCGAGCTGGTGCTGCGCGACATCATGGACGAGGCGCATGGCGCCGACCCCTCCCTCGGCGAGGCCGCCCGCGCCGACCTCATGGCGCATTTCGAGCGCGACCCGGCCTGCCACACCACCATCCAGCCGCTGCTCTACCTCAAGGGCTTCCAGGCCGTGCAAAGCTACCGCATCGCCCACTGGATGTGGGAGCAGGGCCGCAAGGACATGGCCTATTTCATCCAGATGCGCACCTCGGAGATGTTCGGCGTCGACATCCACCCCGCCGCCCGCATCGGCCGCGGCCTGATGATCGACCACGCGCATTCCATCGTCATCGGCGAAACCGCGGTGGTGGGCGACGATGTCTCGATGCTCCACTCCGTCACCCTCGGCGGCACCGGCAAGGAAGACGGCGACCGCCACCCCAAGGTGGGTAACGGCGTGCTGATCGGCGCCGGGGCCGAGGTGCTGGGCAACATCTCCATCGGCAATTGCAGCCGCATCGCCGCCGGCTCCGTGGTGCTGCGCGACGTGCCGCCCTGCAAGACCGTGGCCGGCGTGCCGGCGCGCATCGTCGGCGAAGCCGGCTGCTCGCAGCCCGCCTTCACCATGAACCAGATCCTCGGCGAAGCCTTCGGCCTCGACTGA
- a CDS encoding molybdopterin-binding protein, translating to MPPLHDEAVPQQRDEAAPPPPPLRDDCFALPPGVDWTPVDTALAHLEASLHPVTAGQDLPLAEAAGRILAADARAHLSNPPAANAAVDGYGFAHAALTGAGPHRLPLAPGRAAAGVPYPGAVPEGTGLRILTGAVIPPGVDTIVLQEDCLRSAEDIRFAKGLRPGANIRRAGEDFAAGDLLLPAGARVSPRDLALLAAGGLGRLRVRAPLRVGVLSTGDELVDPGAPAARGQIPDANRPMLLAMLRAWGMEPVDLGRAGDSAQAVEAALGRGAAQASAILTTGGASAGDEDHVSAALRRAGRLQLWRIAVKPGRPLALGLWDGVPVFGLPGNPVAALVTAAVFARPALLALAGAPFATPRGMLLPAAFSKRKKPGRREYLRARLRDGAVEVFASEGSGRISGLSWAEGLCELPDAAADIAPGDPVRYIPWAEFGL from the coding sequence GTGCCGCCGCTGCACGACGAGGCGGTGCCGCAGCAGCGCGACGAGGCGGCGCCGCCCCCGCCGCCGCTGCGCGACGATTGCTTCGCCCTGCCGCCGGGCGTGGACTGGACCCCTGTCGACACCGCGCTGGCGCATCTCGAGGCCTCCCTCCACCCGGTGACCGCCGGGCAGGACCTGCCGCTCGCCGAGGCCGCGGGGCGCATCCTCGCCGCCGACGCGCGCGCGCACCTCTCCAACCCGCCGGCGGCCAACGCGGCGGTGGACGGCTACGGCTTCGCCCATGCCGCCCTCACCGGGGCGGGGCCCCACCGGCTGCCGCTCGCGCCCGGGCGGGCCGCCGCCGGCGTGCCCTATCCGGGCGCGGTTCCCGAAGGCACGGGCCTGCGCATCCTCACCGGCGCGGTGATCCCGCCGGGCGTTGACACGATCGTGTTGCAGGAGGACTGCCTGCGCAGCGCGGAGGACATCCGCTTCGCGAAGGGGCTGAGGCCCGGCGCGAACATCCGCCGCGCGGGCGAGGATTTCGCCGCCGGAGACCTGCTGCTGCCCGCCGGTGCCCGGGTGAGCCCGCGCGATCTCGCGCTGCTCGCCGCGGGCGGGCTGGGCAGGCTGCGGGTGCGCGCGCCGCTGCGGGTGGGGGTGCTCTCGACCGGCGACGAGCTGGTCGACCCCGGCGCGCCGGCCGCTCGGGGGCAGATCCCGGACGCCAACCGCCCGATGCTGCTCGCCATGCTGCGCGCCTGGGGGATGGAGCCGGTGGATCTCGGCCGCGCCGGAGACAGCGCGCAGGCCGTGGAGGCCGCGCTGGGGCGGGGCGCGGCGCAGGCATCGGCGATCCTGACCACCGGCGGCGCCTCGGCGGGAGACGAGGACCACGTCTCCGCCGCCCTGCGCCGCGCCGGGCGCCTGCAGCTTTGGCGCATCGCGGTGAAGCCGGGCCGCCCGCTCGCCCTCGGCCTGTGGGACGGGGTGCCGGTATTCGGCCTGCCGGGAAACCCGGTGGCGGCGCTGGTGACGGCGGCGGTCTTCGCCCGCCCGGCGCTGCTGGCGCTCGCCGGGGCGCCCTTCGCCACGCCGCGCGGGATGCTGCTGCCCGCGGCCTTCTCCAAGCGCAAGAAGCCGGGGCGGCGGGAATACCTGCGCGCCCGGCTGCGCGACGGCGCGGTGGAGGTCTTCGCCTCCGAGGGGTCCGGGCGCATCTCCGGGCTGAGCTGGGCCGAGGGCCTGTGCGAGCTGCCCGACGCCGCCGCCGACATCGCCCCGGGCGACCCGGTACGCTACATTCCCTGGGCGGAGTTCGGCCTGTGA
- the mobA gene encoding molybdenum cofactor guanylyltransferase MobA, whose product MNMPPAVILAGGAAARMGGGDKGLRQVAGRSLLDRVIARIAPQAGALALNANGDPARFDGLGLPVIPDSLPDRPGPLAGVLAAMDWAAAAGAPRVVTVAADTPFFPPDLVARLAAAGAAQGQPIALAATPRPGGGLSRHPTFGLWDTGLRAQLRRALAEGLRKVVLWTDAQGCASAEFGAGGFDPFFNVNTPDDMAEAERMIAEFGL is encoded by the coding sequence ATGAACATGCCCCCGGCGGTGATCCTCGCGGGCGGCGCCGCCGCGCGCATGGGCGGCGGCGACAAGGGCCTGCGGCAGGTTGCCGGGCGCAGCCTGCTGGACCGGGTGATCGCGCGCATCGCCCCGCAGGCGGGCGCCCTGGCGCTGAACGCCAACGGCGACCCGGCGCGATTCGACGGCCTCGGCCTGCCGGTCATCCCCGACAGCCTGCCGGACCGGCCCGGCCCGCTGGCCGGCGTGCTGGCGGCGATGGACTGGGCGGCGGCCGCCGGCGCGCCCCGGGTGGTGACGGTTGCGGCCGACACGCCCTTCTTTCCGCCCGATCTCGTGGCCCGGCTTGCGGCGGCGGGCGCGGCGCAGGGCCAGCCCATCGCGCTTGCTGCCACACCGCGCCCCGGCGGAGGGCTCTCGCGCCATCCGACCTTCGGGCTGTGGGACACCGGGCTGCGCGCGCAGCTGCGCCGCGCCCTCGCCGAGGGCCTGCGCAAGGTCGTGCTGTGGACCGACGCGCAGGGCTGCGCATCCGCGGAGTTCGGGGCCGGGGGCTTCGATCCATTCTTCAATGTGAATACCCCCGATGATATGGCGGAGGCGGAACGGATGATCGCGGAGTTCGGCCTGTGA
- a CDS encoding pyruvate dehydrogenase complex dihydrolipoamide acetyltransferase — protein sequence MPIEILMPALSPTMEEGTLAKWNVKEGDSVSSGDVIAEIETDKATMEFEAIDDGVVGKIVVPEGTEGVKVNALIAVMLEEGEDASALDGGGAAAKPAKAPEPKAEEAPAPAAAAEAAVPAAAGSAPPAPEKDGDRVFASPLARRIAAEKGLDLSAVKGSGPHGRIVKADVEAAKPGAKPEAAAAAPAPVAAPAPSPAKAQPADAAAVAKMYEGRVFEEVKLDGMRRTIAARLTEAKQTIPHFYLRREVKLDALLAFRAQLNKSLEGRGVKLSVNDFIIKASAIALQQVPDCNAVWAGDRVLKFARSDVAVAVAIPGGLFTPVIKDADQKTLSAISAEMKDLATRAREKKLAPSEYQGGSFAVSNLGMMGIENFDAVINPPHGSILAVGAGLRKPVVEGDQIVPATVMSVTLSVDHRVIDGALGAEFLQAFVPLLEDPMSMLA from the coding sequence ATGCCCATCGAGATCCTGATGCCCGCGCTGTCGCCGACCATGGAGGAAGGCACGCTGGCGAAATGGAACGTGAAGGAGGGAGACAGTGTCTCCTCCGGTGACGTCATCGCCGAGATCGAGACCGACAAGGCCACGATGGAGTTCGAGGCCATCGACGACGGTGTCGTCGGAAAGATCGTCGTCCCCGAAGGCACCGAGGGCGTGAAGGTGAACGCCCTCATCGCCGTGATGCTGGAGGAGGGCGAGGACGCCTCCGCGCTGGACGGCGGCGGCGCGGCCGCAAAGCCCGCGAAGGCGCCCGAACCGAAGGCCGAGGAGGCGCCTGCCCCCGCGGCGGCGGCGGAAGCGGCCGTTCCGGCGGCGGCGGGCTCCGCGCCCCCTGCCCCGGAGAAGGACGGGGACCGGGTGTTCGCCTCGCCCCTCGCGCGCCGCATCGCGGCGGAGAAGGGGCTCGACCTCTCGGCCGTGAAGGGCTCCGGCCCCCACGGCCGTATCGTGAAGGCCGATGTCGAGGCCGCGAAGCCGGGCGCGAAGCCCGAGGCCGCCGCGGCTGCCCCAGCGCCGGTTGCCGCCCCGGCCCCGAGCCCCGCGAAGGCCCAGCCTGCCGATGCCGCGGCCGTGGCGAAGATGTACGAGGGCCGCGTCTTCGAGGAAGTGAAGCTCGACGGCATGCGGCGCACCATCGCCGCGCGTCTCACCGAGGCCAAGCAGACCATCCCGCATTTCTACCTCCGCCGCGAGGTGAAGCTCGATGCCCTGCTCGCCTTCCGCGCCCAGCTCAACAAGAGCCTCGAGGGCCGGGGCGTGAAGCTCTCGGTGAACGACTTCATCATCAAGGCCTCCGCCATCGCGCTCCAGCAGGTGCCGGACTGCAACGCGGTCTGGGCCGGTGACCGGGTGCTGAAGTTCGCCCGCTCCGACGTGGCCGTGGCCGTGGCCATCCCCGGCGGGCTGTTCACGCCCGTCATCAAGGACGCGGACCAGAAGACCCTCTCGGCGATCTCCGCCGAGATGAAGGACCTCGCCACCCGGGCGCGGGAGAAGAAGCTCGCGCCCTCCGAGTACCAGGGCGGCTCCTTCGCGGTGTCCAACCTCGGGATGATGGGCATCGAGAACTTCGACGCCGTGATCAACCCGCCGCATGGCTCGATCCTCGCCGTGGGCGCGGGGCTGCGCAAACCGGTGGTCGAGGGAGACCAGATCGTGCCGGCGACGGTGATGTCGGTCACGCTCTCGGTCGACCACCGGGTGATCGACGGCGCGCTCGGCGCGGAGTTCCTGCAGGCCTTCGTGCCGCTGCTGGAAGACCCGATGTCGATGCTCGCCTGA
- the mobB gene encoding molybdopterin-guanine dinucleotide biosynthesis protein B, translating into MRVFGIVGWKNSGKTTLMERLVTEITARGFTVSTVKHAHHEFDVDRPGKDSHRHRMAGAQEVLLSSAKRWALMHEMRGAPETALPELLARLSPVDLILVEGYKRDAHPKVEAWRAATGQAALVFEDPTVRAVATNDPLDGTGVPLLPLDDAARVADFILREVGLVPATAR; encoded by the coding sequence GTGAGAGTGTTCGGCATCGTCGGCTGGAAGAATTCCGGCAAGACAACCCTGATGGAGCGCCTGGTGACCGAGATCACCGCGCGGGGCTTCACCGTCTCCACCGTGAAGCACGCGCATCACGAGTTCGACGTGGACCGGCCCGGCAAGGACAGCCACCGCCACCGCATGGCCGGCGCGCAGGAAGTGCTGCTCTCCTCCGCCAAACGCTGGGCGCTGATGCACGAGATGCGCGGCGCGCCGGAAACCGCGCTGCCGGAGCTGCTCGCCCGGCTCTCGCCCGTCGATCTCATTCTCGTGGAGGGCTACAAGCGCGACGCCCATCCGAAGGTGGAGGCCTGGCGCGCCGCCACCGGCCAGGCCGCGCTGGTGTTCGAGGACCCCACGGTGCGTGCCGTGGCCACCAACGACCCGCTGGACGGCACGGGCGTGCCGCTGCTGCCGCTCGACGATGCCGCGCGGGTGGCCGATTTCATCCTGCGGGAGGTGGGGCTGGTTCCCGCCACGGCCCGATGA